A portion of the Deinococcus peraridilitoris DSM 19664 genome contains these proteins:
- the prfB gene encoding peptide chain release factor 2 (programmed frameshift): MEQLLEKLAALREYLDIPGKTRRLNELDHELQDPALWNDQSRARAVNQEATSLRRLVEAYGTLSSDAEGLGEMLEMSTPDEREMLQEELHGLQGRVDELYRETLFTMKHADAPAIVLVKPGAGGTEAQDWAGMLSRMYMRWAERNGYKVELLDEQAGDQAGITTSQFIVRGERAFGMLAPEHGVHRLVRVSPFDSNNRRHTSFASVDVVPEVPEQEIDIHVPDSDVRVDVYRSQGAGGQGVNTTDSAVRVTHLPTGLQVAIQVTRSQIKNREMAFRILKQRLHDIEVRKREEEDAKARGEQKKIEWGSQIRSYVLDKQYVKDHRTGVMRHDSGNILDGDLEEFMWAGLEWLAGKRVAEGGADDE, from the exons ATGGAACAACTGCTGGAAAAGCTGGCCGCCCTCCGGGAGTATCTT GACATTCCCGGGAAAACCCGGCGCCTGAACGAACTGGATCATGAACTGCAGGACCCGGCCCTCTGGAATGACCAGTCACGGGCCCGTGCCGTAAACCAGGAAGCGACTTCACTGCGGCGACTGGTGGAAGCCTACGGTACCCTTTCCTCGGATGCCGAGGGACTGGGTGAAATGCTCGAGATGTCCACACCCGACGAGCGCGAGATGCTGCAAGAGGAGCTGCACGGCCTGCAGGGTCGGGTAGACGAGCTGTACCGCGAGACGCTCTTCACCATGAAGCACGCTGACGCCCCGGCCATTGTGCTGGTCAAGCCCGGCGCCGGGGGCACCGAAGCGCAAGACTGGGCGGGCATGCTCTCTCGTATGTACATGCGTTGGGCCGAGCGCAACGGGTATAAAGTCGAACTGCTCGACGAACAGGCCGGCGATCAGGCGGGCATCACCACCTCACAGTTCATCGTGCGCGGTGAGCGCGCCTTCGGCATGCTGGCACCCGAACACGGCGTACATCGCCTGGTGCGGGTGTCGCCTTTTGACAGCAACAACCGCCGTCACACCTCATTTGCGTCCGTAGACGTGGTGCCCGAGGTTCCCGAACAGGAAATCGACATTCACGTTCCCGACAGTGACGTGCGCGTTGACGTGTACCGTTCGCAGGGCGCCGGTGGCCAGGGGGTCAACACGACTGACTCTGCCGTACGGGTAACGCACCTCCCAACCGGTCTGCAGGTAGCGATTCAGGTCACGCGCTCGCAGATCAAGAACCGCGAGATGGCCTTTCGGATTCTCAAACAGCGTCTGCACGACATCGAAGTACGCAAGCGCGAGGAGGAAGACGCCAAGGCGCGCGGCGAGCAGAAAAAGATCGAGTGGGGCAGTCAGATCCGCTCGTACGTACTCGACAAGCAGTACGTGAAAGATCACCGGACCGGTGTGATGCGCCACGACAGCGGCAACATTCTGGACGGCGACCTGGAGGAATTCATGTGGGCCGGGCTCGAATGGCTCGCCGGCAAGCGCGTGGCGGAGGGCGGAGCCGACGACGAGTAA
- a CDS encoding GGDEF domain-containing protein encodes MSPFSPEMLAQVYDELAAQTSTESLVSALLSHLTRGTNGRANVWMLDQQLRSMSAQWREEPSAWPPLRRALRESFDTARPHELLCEGSQRPENPPEHSRHALVLPLAVRGEVQAVILIEQGAPFGEARGPLVVFAKAVAGLLVQLRERHRAAATAKLAQALPGQGAEEASRSALDHLRRFTPVKTVTLLDYRDATLRPSGRDDRAPSLPVEWPPSMLHSLRHGEPSLGEDFMLCPVAGRHRARRALWAEFGTAKWSQADAILFQMVARLLGSALERFDVQAQLSSQLRLQRELLSVPPEGLYLPLLQEAVRLVPGAGAGSLLVRVDDRFHYRAWVGYEREELQDVSFMVSDTRDTWYGLDDAAWLAGVPRVLSQGSIVQQGAGYQVQSQLIAACLPSTHLLHANLCVPILYQGQVYAVLNLDSVRDPDAFGADSVDVARAFAAQAAALIHHAEQRQLIENAARTDTLTGLPNRRAFNEALTRAVKGAGRNLQPVSMLVLDLSGFKGINDRFGHAAGDQVLVQIAQALQQQLRGEDQVFRWGGDEFAVLLPFTDGRGAVQVAGRLADSVGELSTANTNLRANIGIATACGEALCGETLLRQADAAMYRAKASGRPYAISSG; translated from the coding sequence ATGTCGCCGTTCAGCCCCGAGATGCTCGCCCAGGTGTATGACGAACTGGCCGCTCAGACATCCACCGAATCCCTCGTTTCTGCTCTGCTTTCGCACCTCACGCGCGGCACGAACGGTCGGGCGAACGTCTGGATGCTCGACCAGCAGTTGCGGTCGATGTCGGCGCAGTGGCGCGAGGAGCCGTCCGCCTGGCCGCCGCTGAGAAGGGCCCTGCGCGAGTCCTTTGACACGGCGCGGCCGCATGAGCTGCTGTGCGAAGGGAGCCAACGGCCTGAAAACCCGCCTGAGCACAGCCGTCACGCGCTCGTGCTGCCTCTGGCGGTACGGGGTGAGGTTCAGGCGGTGATACTGATCGAGCAAGGCGCACCTTTCGGCGAAGCCAGAGGCCCGCTCGTCGTATTCGCGAAGGCTGTGGCAGGATTGCTGGTGCAGCTTCGTGAGCGCCACCGCGCGGCCGCCACCGCCAAGCTGGCACAAGCGCTGCCGGGACAGGGTGCCGAGGAAGCATCCCGTTCGGCGCTGGACCATTTGCGCCGCTTCACCCCGGTCAAGACCGTCACGCTGCTCGACTACCGTGACGCTACCTTGCGTCCCAGTGGACGCGACGACAGAGCGCCGAGCCTGCCAGTAGAATGGCCGCCTTCGATGTTACACTCGCTGCGGCACGGAGAGCCGAGCCTGGGTGAGGACTTCATGCTGTGCCCGGTTGCCGGGCGCCACCGCGCCCGACGGGCACTCTGGGCAGAATTTGGAACCGCGAAGTGGTCCCAGGCCGATGCCATTCTGTTTCAGATGGTCGCCCGCCTGCTTGGTTCCGCGCTGGAGCGTTTCGATGTGCAGGCGCAGCTCTCGAGCCAGCTGCGCCTGCAGCGCGAACTGCTGAGCGTCCCCCCCGAGGGACTCTACCTGCCGTTGCTGCAAGAAGCCGTCCGACTTGTTCCCGGCGCAGGGGCCGGCAGTCTGTTGGTCCGCGTCGACGACCGTTTTCATTACCGCGCCTGGGTCGGCTATGAGCGTGAGGAACTGCAGGATGTCAGCTTTATGGTGTCCGATACCCGTGACACCTGGTACGGGCTCGATGACGCCGCGTGGCTGGCCGGAGTTCCACGGGTACTCAGCCAGGGCAGCATCGTGCAGCAGGGCGCGGGCTATCAGGTGCAAAGTCAACTGATTGCCGCCTGCCTGCCGTCCACCCACCTCCTGCACGCCAACCTGTGTGTGCCCATCTTGTACCAAGGGCAGGTGTACGCGGTGCTGAACCTCGATTCGGTCCGGGACCCCGACGCCTTCGGGGCAGATTCAGTTGATGTCGCCCGCGCGTTCGCGGCGCAGGCAGCGGCCCTGATTCATCATGCCGAGCAGCGGCAGCTGATCGAGAACGCCGCGCGAACGGACACCCTGACGGGCTTGCCCAACCGGCGTGCGTTCAACGAGGCGCTCACGCGTGCGGTGAAGGGTGCCGGGCGCAATCTACAGCCGGTCTCGATGCTGGTGCTCGATCTGAGCGGTTTCAAGGGAATCAACGACCGCTTCGGGCACGCTGCCGGAGACCAGGTGCTCGTGCAGATCGCCCAGGCACTTCAGCAGCAATTGCGCGGTGAGGATCAGGTGTTCCGCTGGGGCGGTGACGAATTCGCGGTGCTGCTTCCCTTTACGGACGGGCGTGGCGCGGTGCAGGTGGCCGGAAGACTGGCCGACTCCGTGGGAGAACTCTCCACCGCCAACACCAACCTGCGCGCCAATATCGGCATTGCAACGGCATGTGGCGAAGCGCTGTGCGGCGAGACGTTGCTGCGTCAGGCCGACGCCGCGATGTACCGTGCCAAGGCGAGCGGCCGACCGTACGCCATCAGCTCAGGCTGA
- a CDS encoding 50S ribosomal protein L11 methyltransferase, with protein MWIFRLPGTLDAREVDLDTLWSAGAQGLEEHGETVLAYFSEKMDVPLLGEWTEEPDQDWQEGWKKDLKPVQAGAFAIAPPWLASEVPPGQRPLLIEVGMAFGTGHHETTRLAVEALSERSWALQPRVLDVGTGSGVLALAAALLGAGEVIGVDIDPVTIPAAEENARLNGFLRLDDHFVRPGSAGTLTFMEGTLSEVPAAQPFDVLVANLYAELHDILMSQYREVIAPGGQVVLTGILTGKLPLVLDALAREGFQNAQSRTQGDWVLVVAQA; from the coding sequence ATGTGGATTTTTCGCTTGCCCGGCACCCTCGATGCGCGCGAAGTGGACCTCGACACCTTGTGGAGCGCCGGCGCCCAGGGCCTCGAGGAACACGGCGAGACCGTGCTCGCCTACTTCTCCGAGAAAATGGATGTCCCGCTCTTGGGTGAGTGGACCGAAGAGCCCGATCAGGATTGGCAGGAAGGCTGGAAGAAGGACCTGAAGCCTGTGCAGGCAGGCGCCTTCGCCATTGCCCCGCCCTGGCTGGCAAGCGAGGTTCCGCCGGGCCAACGTCCGCTGCTGATCGAGGTGGGAATGGCGTTTGGCACCGGGCACCACGAAACCACCCGCCTGGCCGTCGAGGCCCTGAGCGAGCGTTCCTGGGCGCTGCAGCCTCGTGTGCTGGATGTCGGCACCGGCTCGGGGGTGCTGGCGTTGGCCGCGGCACTGTTGGGTGCGGGCGAGGTGATCGGCGTGGACATCGACCCGGTGACCATTCCGGCCGCCGAGGAAAACGCCCGACTGAACGGCTTTTTACGCCTGGACGACCACTTCGTCCGGCCCGGCAGTGCGGGAACGCTGACCTTTATGGAAGGCACCCTCAGTGAGGTGCCGGCGGCTCAGCCTTTCGATGTGCTCGTGGCGAACCTATACGCTGAGCTGCACGACATTCTGATGAGTCAGTACCGCGAAGTCATCGCGCCTGGAGGCCAGGTGGTACTCACCGGCATCCTGACGGGCAAGCTGCCCCTGGTGCTTGACGCCCTGGCACGGGAGGGATTCCAAAACGCGCAAAGCCGCACCCAGGGTGACTGGGTGCTGGTCGTGGCGCAGGCCTGA
- the proC gene encoding pyrroline-5-carboxylate reductase, with protein MKLAIVGVGKLGLSLLEGLTRRGVVQGSDIGLLDINAVRVQQLSERFGARVLTPGDLAQVGRIALCLQPRTFPGAVEWLAQPNTGYLSTMAGVSVATLSRRLGTRRVVRAMPSLAATIGKAQTAITAPKEAVDAGDLDFARSLFGAVGDVYELPEHLFNTFTGMSASGPAYAAVFAEGLADGAVRMGLSRPLAQELAAKLLIASGELLLGRAHPGLLKDEVASPGGTTIAGLAELERGAVRSALIEAVVAATKRGAELGKDDEQ; from the coding sequence ATGAAACTGGCAATCGTCGGCGTGGGCAAGCTGGGGCTTTCACTTCTGGAGGGCCTGACCCGCCGGGGAGTGGTCCAGGGGAGCGACATCGGCCTGCTGGACATCAACGCGGTGCGCGTCCAGCAGCTGTCGGAACGTTTCGGGGCGCGTGTTTTGACCCCAGGAGACCTGGCCCAGGTCGGGCGTATCGCGCTGTGTCTCCAGCCACGCACCTTTCCGGGTGCCGTGGAATGGCTCGCGCAACCCAACACCGGCTATCTCTCCACCATGGCCGGAGTCAGCGTCGCCACCTTGTCGCGCCGCCTGGGCACACGCCGGGTGGTGCGGGCCATGCCCAGCCTCGCCGCAACCATCGGCAAGGCGCAGACGGCCATCACGGCGCCCAAGGAAGCCGTTGACGCGGGCGATCTTGACTTTGCCCGTTCGCTGTTTGGCGCGGTCGGTGATGTCTATGAACTGCCCGAGCACCTGTTCAATACCTTCACCGGCATGAGTGCCTCGGGACCGGCTTACGCGGCGGTGTTTGCCGAGGGCCTCGCCGACGGTGCGGTGCGCATGGGCCTTTCGCGTCCGCTGGCGCAAGAACTCGCCGCCAAGCTGTTGATCGCGTCGGGAGAACTGCTGCTGGGACGCGCGCATCCGGGCCTCCTCAAAGACGAGGTCGCCTCGCCGGGCGGCACGACCATTGCCGGACTGGCCGAGCTTGAGCGCGGAGCGGTGCGTTCTGCCCTGATCGAAGCCGTGGTGGCCGCCACCAAACGCGGCGCCGAGCTTGGCAAGGACGACGAGCAGTAG
- the glyA gene encoding serine hydroxymethyltransferase, with amino-acid sequence MTQTAHNPGDLREDNLRDPTVFALIDRERQRQFEGLELIASENFTSSAVREAVGSVLTNKYAEGYPGKRWYGGCEVVDEVERLAIERAKELFGAAWANVQPHSGSSANLAVYFALLQKGDKVLGMNLSHGGHLTHGSPVNFSGLNYEVISYQVNEQTELLDMNEVRSLALEHRPKLIIAGASAYSRTIDFAAFRAIADEVGAYLMADIAHIAGLVAAGLHPSPVPHAHVVTSTTHKTLRGPRSGIIFSSDPEIGAKIDRMVFPGTQGGPLEHVIAGKAVALFEALQPSFKVYGAQVIKNAQALAVAFQERGYRIVSGGTDNHLLVLDLRPQGLNGTKATKLLDAAHITISKSTLPYDTEKILHGGGIRIGTPAVTTRGMIESDMSLIADLIDRTLRGEDAQLIREEVRAFTSRFPLP; translated from the coding sequence ATGACCCAGACCGCCCATAACCCCGGTGACCTGCGAGAAGACAACCTGCGTGACCCGACGGTATTCGCGTTGATTGACCGTGAACGCCAGCGCCAGTTCGAAGGCCTCGAACTGATTGCCTCTGAAAACTTCACCTCGTCTGCGGTGCGTGAAGCGGTCGGCAGTGTGCTGACCAACAAGTACGCCGAAGGTTACCCTGGCAAGCGCTGGTACGGCGGCTGTGAAGTGGTGGATGAAGTGGAGCGTCTGGCCATCGAACGCGCCAAGGAGCTCTTTGGCGCCGCCTGGGCCAACGTGCAGCCACACAGTGGCTCAAGCGCCAACCTGGCCGTGTACTTCGCGCTGCTGCAAAAGGGCGACAAGGTGCTGGGCATGAACCTCAGCCACGGCGGGCACCTGACCCACGGCAGCCCGGTGAACTTCTCAGGTCTGAACTACGAGGTCATCAGCTACCAGGTCAACGAGCAGACCGAACTGCTGGACATGAACGAGGTGCGCTCACTCGCGCTGGAGCACCGCCCCAAGCTGATCATCGCGGGTGCCAGCGCATACTCTCGCACCATTGACTTCGCGGCTTTCCGGGCCATCGCCGACGAGGTGGGTGCCTACCTGATGGCCGACATCGCCCACATCGCCGGTCTCGTGGCAGCGGGCTTGCACCCCAGCCCGGTGCCGCATGCACACGTCGTGACCAGCACCACCCACAAGACCTTGCGCGGGCCGCGCAGCGGCATCATCTTCTCCAGCGACCCGGAGATCGGTGCCAAGATCGACCGCATGGTCTTTCCAGGCACCCAGGGTGGCCCCCTGGAGCATGTCATCGCCGGTAAAGCCGTGGCCCTCTTCGAGGCGCTGCAGCCTTCGTTCAAGGTGTACGGCGCGCAGGTCATCAAGAATGCACAGGCACTCGCGGTGGCCTTTCAGGAGCGTGGCTACCGCATCGTGTCCGGCGGCACCGACAACCACCTGCTGGTGCTCGATCTGCGTCCGCAGGGTCTGAACGGCACCAAGGCAACGAAGCTCCTCGACGCGGCACACATCACCATCTCCAAGAGCACCCTGCCGTACGACACCGAGAAAATCCTGCACGGAGGCGGTATCCGCATCGGCACCCCGGCCGTCACGACACGTGGCATGATCGAAAGCGACATGAGCCTGATCGCCGACCTGATCGACCGCACCCTGCGTGGCGAGGATGCGCAGTTGATCCGCGAGGAAGTCAGGGCGTTTACCAGCCGCTTTCCGCTGCCCTGA
- a CDS encoding DUF1206 domain-containing protein — protein MNTSQQVKREVQHAAHQAAPWVVRLARLGYASKGAVYVTLGALAARAAFGQGGKTTDTRGAIASIGEQPFGQALLVVVALGLIGYSLWQFARAALDPEGQGTGAKGLAKRLGYLLSGGAHTALALYAGSLATRARPIGGSGRNEDDWTALLLDQPFGPFLVGAVGLVALGIAASQLFVAYKKAFLKRLDLSRLPADRQRLATRLGQAGIAARAVVLAIVGGFFLQAAWTHNAQRAGGIAEALRTVEQQPFGPWLLGTVALGLIAFGLYAVVQGLFRRIRLE, from the coding sequence ATGAACACATCGCAGCAGGTGAAACGCGAAGTGCAGCATGCCGCGCATCAGGCCGCGCCCTGGGTCGTGCGGCTCGCCCGGCTCGGGTACGCTTCCAAAGGAGCGGTATACGTGACATTGGGAGCACTGGCGGCACGCGCAGCGTTCGGGCAGGGAGGCAAGACCACGGACACGCGAGGCGCCATCGCCAGCATCGGCGAGCAGCCGTTCGGACAGGCGCTGCTGGTTGTGGTGGCACTTGGCCTGATCGGGTACTCTTTGTGGCAGTTTGCCCGCGCCGCGCTTGACCCGGAAGGACAGGGCACGGGGGCCAAAGGACTGGCCAAACGCCTGGGTTACCTGCTCAGCGGCGGAGCCCACACCGCGCTGGCCCTCTACGCGGGCAGTCTGGCCACCCGCGCTCGTCCCATCGGTGGCAGTGGCCGAAATGAGGACGACTGGACAGCCCTGCTGCTCGATCAACCTTTTGGACCATTTCTGGTGGGCGCCGTCGGTCTCGTCGCCTTGGGCATTGCGGCCAGCCAGCTGTTCGTGGCCTACAAAAAGGCCTTTCTGAAACGCCTCGACCTGAGCCGCCTGCCGGCGGACCGTCAGCGTCTGGCCACGCGGCTTGGGCAGGCGGGAATCGCCGCACGAGCGGTGGTACTCGCTATTGTTGGCGGTTTTTTTCTGCAGGCCGCGTGGACACATAATGCCCAGAGAGCAGGTGGCATTGCCGAAGCGCTCCGTACTGTGGAGCAGCAACCGTTCGGCCCGTGGCTGCTGGGAACGGTCGCGTTGGGTCTGATTGCCTTTGGCCTGTACGCCGTTGTGCAGGGCCTGTTTCGCCGGATTCGTCTGGAATGA
- a CDS encoding 16S rRNA (uracil(1498)-N(3))-methyltransferase translates to MHRVRVDFLQESITLTAREARHLRVLRLTPGDIVRVFDGHGQEAQASLVRLDDELAELRLGALVDAAPETPQPVTLAVALLKGDKLTDVVRASTELGVSRIQLLSTRFADVPEIGNAKLQRLDRVAQEAAKQSRRAVVPVVLRPIPLSALPETTQGFVAHPGSTSRLTALLDWSVGPTLVSGPEGGFSEQEIALLRSRGYHAVTLGQRILRAETAPLALLGAIAATGV, encoded by the coding sequence ATGCACCGCGTCCGGGTCGATTTCCTGCAGGAGTCCATTACGCTCACGGCGCGTGAAGCGCGTCACCTGCGTGTCCTGCGCCTGACGCCCGGCGACATCGTCCGGGTGTTCGACGGCCACGGTCAGGAAGCGCAGGCGAGCCTCGTGCGGCTGGACGACGAGTTGGCCGAGCTGCGTCTGGGCGCGCTGGTTGACGCTGCGCCGGAAACCCCGCAACCGGTGACGCTGGCTGTCGCCCTGCTCAAGGGAGACAAGCTCACCGATGTCGTGCGCGCCTCCACGGAACTGGGGGTCTCCCGAATTCAGCTGCTCAGCACCCGCTTTGCGGATGTGCCCGAAATCGGCAATGCCAAACTCCAGCGCCTGGACCGAGTCGCTCAGGAAGCCGCCAAACAGTCGCGCCGTGCCGTAGTTCCAGTCGTACTCAGGCCGATTCCCCTCAGCGCTCTGCCCGAAACGACCCAGGGATTCGTGGCCCATCCTGGCAGCACATCCCGACTGACCGCGCTGCTCGACTGGTCGGTGGGGCCGACCCTGGTCAGCGGTCCGGAAGGTGGCTTTTCCGAGCAGGAGATCGCCCTGCTTCGGTCGCGTGGTTACCACGCGGTCACGCTTGGCCAGCGTATTCTGCGCGCCGAGACGGCCCCGCTGGCGCTGCTGGGTGCCATCGCGGCCACAGGAGTCTAA